A genomic segment from Polyangium mundeleinium encodes:
- a CDS encoding superoxide dismutase family protein, producing the protein MTKKGHPFAVLGTCVLVVLCGCSDDVDGASQGVKERKRATAEITPSTGQSVMGLAAFTAENGQVELTLQLNGLKPGVHAVHIHEMPDCGMDGNNAMGHWNPTNEAHGKWGTPPFHRGDIGNVTADATGKASLSLRTDLWTLGDESSSTDVLNHAFMVHADPDDFTTQPTGNAGARIGCGVIKRNP; encoded by the coding sequence GTGACGAAGAAAGGTCATCCTTTCGCGGTCTTGGGCACGTGTGTCCTGGTGGTGCTCTGCGGGTGCAGCGACGACGTCGACGGGGCGTCTCAAGGCGTCAAGGAGAGGAAGAGGGCCACGGCGGAAATCACGCCGTCGACGGGCCAGAGCGTGATGGGGCTGGCCGCGTTCACCGCGGAGAATGGGCAAGTCGAGCTCACGCTCCAGTTGAATGGCCTCAAGCCCGGGGTTCACGCGGTGCACATCCACGAGATGCCTGACTGCGGCATGGACGGAAACAATGCAATGGGGCACTGGAACCCGACGAACGAGGCGCACGGGAAGTGGGGGACGCCGCCGTTTCACCGTGGCGACATTGGCAACGTGACGGCGGACGCGACGGGAAAGGCGTCGCTCTCGCTTCGAACGGATCTGTGGACCCTCGGGGACGAGTCGTCGTCGACGGACGTGTTGAACCACGCATTCATGGTGCACGCGGACCCGGACGATTTCACCACGCAGCCCACCGGCAATGCAGGCGCTCGGATTGGCTGCGGCGTGATCAAGCGGAATCCGTAG